One Hylaeus volcanicus isolate JK05 chromosome 8, UHH_iyHylVolc1.0_haploid, whole genome shotgun sequence genomic window, TTTAATACTATTATCTTCTGGATGCatggtaatttttataatttcaagttTAACAAAAGCAAACTTTATGTGACCTACTATTTTAACCATAGCTATTTGCTTTATATAATTAACGAGTCCCctgtaaaacattttctaatatatacattttctgtAATACATGTAAATTCAACTATATAGAACtactattacatttttataaataacatgaacagtaaaaaatattttagaggtTTCTACTTACGTAGTTGTTGttcctttaatattatttataaatataatatcattagTATACAATGTATAATCCATTGTTTTAACAAACAACATAGGTAactagaagaaaatgtttaaaagaaatgattagTCTTCATATCATTCCAGatgtcaaatttttataataaaattgcataCATCTTTACTGAGGGTGTCAAATGCATATTGCAATTGTTCTTCAGATGGTTTGCGATCTTCAGAAGGTTGATTCTCATTTACATTTTGCACTTTAGGAGAAAACTCTGTGTAAAGAATTCCTTGCTTTCCAGAATTAGATGAACTATTATCTACAGATTTCTTAAGTGCCACCATGTCAATAGGAAGGAGACAAGActtcttatttttatgaatatactCAGTATCTGTGTGAGATTTTGACCATCgtgtatcattatttaatacagaattatttgtaaaattattattaattgtatccAACGTTCGACTATTTCTTTGTCTCTGCTGTTTTAACCATGCTGTTTGTTGTTGATTACAGTTACAGTTTCTGTTTAATATCTGTGATTGTTCTGTATACGTCTTAATGTTCGTCAATGGTACATATTGACCCAGTAGATGAATTGTAGGATTTAAAGATCTTGCTCCAGAATTTATTGTTGTACATGATGTAGCCTGTAACCCAATAAAACATATCCttgtttattcatattttagttttatgaCTTTTGTCAAtatgtatcaaaataaattatcaatatatacagttattacaataaaatccATATTATATAAGAATTTTAAGGTTAACTTATTTCGGCAATTTTGTATAGCGATAGAAAGTAGTAATAATTTAGAAGAAAGATATTTTGGTTATTAATAGATAAAAGTGCTGTTGAAATTCTAACAATTATTGATTGTCCTTACAAAGTATCAAGTATATACCTCTTCGAATAGAGATGATTTAACATGCTTTGGTAAGTGACGGTTGATTTTTGTTACTTGTTTTCGTGTATTGACAAAAGATGTAAATTTATTGGGAAGAGTGCGTAAACACAAGGACATTTTTCCTAAAGTTTCGTTTCACTGATTCATACTCAATATCCTTCAATTAGTAGTAATACAACATAATGTGCAATAGACACAACTGTCGGCATGACCTTACATGATACGATGATACCATACAATACTATTATAGTTGACTATAGTTCAGTACTATAGACATAGGGTGAATTCAGAAAGGCTACCGCTCAGTAAACCGCTCTGTGAGCGGGTATGGTTATAAATTTTTCGCTACAAACTTAGGCGTTTTCTCACTGATGGCCCCACtgatactattttaaaaaatgataaattggGATAAGCACAAAGCAGTCCCTATGTTTGTAAGGTATTGCGAATAGAAAGAAGGTATATGTAATATGacaatttcttgtttatttatatacacatattaACATGAAGCTATAATGATATacgcgaaaaagaaacaataattatgtaaCATTTCTTAactaacattaatttattaaattttttaatatctattttaaacaacatactcaacaataaaaatgatcattgCTGAAAACATACAGTCAATActtgtatcaaatatttaaaaaaatacgttattagtgaaaatgttaagtatcaaaataaatattttaaatacactcGGTCACAAAtgcttttaaaaatgcaatgataaaatatttgaatttgaatgataTCGTATACACATTTTTACATCAGATGCAAGTAGAATACTAATGAAACAAGTATTAAAGGATTGaacttaaaaatatgattttacgTTTGGTTTactaaaaattctttgttGTTATGGTTCATAACATGATTTTATCATATACAGAATTTGAACATAACCATTATATTGCACATTGCTTGCTGTAAAAGTACttgtaaacattaatttgaatttcattttagaaaattcatcATTAAAGGACATTTTGGGTGTCTTACCAGAagacaatattattaatgaaaaatacgatTAAATGTAACGTTATTTAAGCAAAATGCTATATCGCTTCATAGGCAACATCAACGCCAATTCTAGTCGCAGAACCATTAAGGAATT contains:
- the LOC128881327 gene encoding uncharacterized protein LOC128881327; the encoded protein is MSLCLRTLPNKFTSFVNTRKQVTKINRHLPKHVKSSLFEEATSCTTINSGARSLNPTIHLLGQYVPLTNIKTYTEQSQILNRNCNCNQQQTAWLKQQRQRNSRTLDTINNNFTNNSVLNNDTRWSKSHTDTEYIHKNKKSCLLPIDMVALKKSVDNSSSNSGKQGILYTEFSPKVQNVNENQPSEDRKPSEEQLQYAFDTLSKDLPMLFVKTMDYTLYTNDIIFINNIKGTTTTGLVNYIKQIAMVKIVGHIKFAFVKLEIIKITMHPEDNSIKVRWRIIGVSGTHIFLTFWKLKIWKIKSYLKDRQSWYDGFSTFYVNNDGKIFKHVVDKMMPDIDSCEKIKTPVEAKLALFTALLGLDSYTFTEFCSKLKSHITQIK